In one window of Thermodesulfobacteriota bacterium DNA:
- a CDS encoding trypsin-like peptidase domain-containing protein: MNIRIYDEAGSSVVNIITTTISYDFFYNPISATGSGSGVIIDRRGHIVTNYHVIEGARSLEVTLFDGSRHRAEVVGVDAGDDLAVIAIKAPQSKLKPIRLGDSSALRVGQKALAIGSPFGLEKTLTVGIVSSLGRTMRARNGRLMSGIIQTDAAINPGNSGGPLLDSQGRMIGLNTAIFSPVNGSIGIGFAIPVDTVKKAVPSLVEKGYVSRPWLGIAGQSIDAYDAGIMGFPSSGVLVADVFGGSPAHKAGIRGSTGTMRIGNIIIASGGDLITGVNGKPVSSMDELNHAVDQFRPGETVSVRVLRGNKAVVIKVELEEMPRNY, encoded by the coding sequence ATGAACATACGCATCTATGACGAGGCCGGCTCCTCGGTCGTTAACATCATAACTACGACGATATCCTACGACTTCTTCTATAATCCAATTTCGGCAACAGGCTCTGGCTCCGGGGTGATAATCGACAGGCGGGGCCACATAGTGACGAACTACCACGTCATAGAGGGCGCTAGGAGCCTCGAGGTCACGCTGTTCGACGGCTCGAGGCACAGGGCGGAGGTCGTAGGAGTCGACGCCGGTGACGACCTTGCGGTCATAGCCATAAAGGCCCCCCAGTCGAAGCTCAAGCCCATAAGGCTCGGGGATTCATCGGCGCTCAGGGTCGGCCAGAAGGCGCTCGCCATCGGGAGCCCCTTCGGGCTCGAAAAGACGCTGACCGTCGGGATCGTAAGCTCGCTCGGGCGGACCATGCGGGCCCGTAACGGCAGGCTGATGAGCGGCATCATACAGACCGACGCGGCGATAAACCCCGGGAACTCGGGCGGGCCGCTCCTCGACAGCCAGGGCCGGATGATAGGCCTGAATACCGCCATCTTCAGTCCTGTGAACGGGTCCATAGGCATAGGTTTCGCCATACCCGTGGACACGGTTAAAAAGGCGGTCCCATCGCTTGTCGAGAAGGGTTACGTGTCGAGGCCGTGGCTCGGCATAGCGGGCCAGTCCATCGACGCATATGACGCCGGGATCATGGGCTTTCCCTCCAGCGGGGTGCTCGTTGCAGACGTATTCGGGGGAAGCCCGGCCCACAAGGCAGGGATCAGGGGCTCGACCGGCACCATGCGTATCGGCAATATCATAATAGCTTCCGGCGGGGACCTCATAACCGGGGTAAACGGAAAACCTGTAAGCTCGATGGACGAGCTCAACCATGCGGTAGACCAATTCAGGCCTGGTGAAACGGTTTCCGTAAGGGTCCTGAGGGGCAATAAAGCAGTCGTCATCAAGGTCGAACTTGAAGAGATGCCGAGGAATTACTGA
- the rsxC gene encoding electron transport complex subunit RsxC, with amino-acid sequence MGHRTFERGIHPSYYKELTSGKRVEPAALPRTVVIPLQQHAGTPCEPLVKKGESVQEGQKIADVKAFVSAPVHASISGKVKDIELANHPNGYRCASVIIEGDGLRREWGTGTKGVDVGTLQPEAVRQAIREAGIVGMGGAAFPSSVKLAPPKGRAVDTVILNGCECEPFLTADHRIMAEEPEKVVWGLKALMRASGASKGFIGIEENKPDAIEALAKAVSGSPEIKIIVLEAKYPQGAEKMLISAAVGRKVPPGKLPFDVGVLVNNVGTAVAVFEALNWGKPLFERVVTISGNGVREPKNLKVRVGTLFEEVIAQCGGLVGKELEVLNGGPMMGNSQSTLAVPVTKGTTGITVISADEIRSKPYEPCIKCASCVEVCPMGLMPYRLGDYGKLQMTAEFSALDGLSCIECGCCSYVCPAKRPLIQWIRVGKLRLRQEARKAQGAK; translated from the coding sequence ATGGGACACAGGACGTTTGAAAGAGGGATCCATCCCTCTTATTATAAAGAGCTTACTTCCGGCAAGAGGGTCGAGCCGGCTGCCCTGCCCAGGACGGTAGTCATACCGCTGCAGCAGCACGCCGGAACGCCCTGCGAGCCCCTTGTCAAGAAGGGCGAGTCTGTCCAGGAAGGACAGAAGATAGCCGACGTCAAGGCCTTCGTCTCCGCCCCGGTCCACGCGAGCATCTCCGGAAAAGTGAAGGATATCGAGCTTGCAAACCACCCCAACGGCTACAGGTGCGCCTCTGTCATAATCGAGGGCGACGGCTTGAGAAGGGAGTGGGGCACTGGCACCAAAGGCGTTGACGTCGGAACGCTCCAGCCTGAGGCCGTGCGCCAGGCCATAAGGGAGGCCGGGATAGTCGGCATGGGAGGGGCGGCCTTCCCTTCATCGGTCAAGCTCGCGCCCCCTAAGGGTAGGGCCGTGGATACGGTCATACTTAACGGCTGCGAATGCGAGCCGTTCCTTACGGCAGACCACAGGATAATGGCCGAGGAGCCGGAAAAGGTGGTCTGGGGGCTCAAGGCCCTCATGAGGGCCTCGGGCGCGTCAAAGGGCTTCATAGGCATTGAGGAGAATAAGCCTGACGCGATTGAGGCCCTTGCAAAGGCGGTATCCGGCTCCCCTGAGATAAAGATAATCGTCCTCGAGGCCAAGTACCCGCAGGGTGCCGAGAAGATGCTGATATCGGCCGCCGTGGGTAGGAAAGTGCCCCCGGGGAAGCTCCCGTTCGACGTCGGGGTCCTCGTAAATAACGTGGGCACGGCGGTCGCCGTATTCGAGGCCCTCAACTGGGGGAAGCCCCTCTTCGAGAGGGTGGTCACCATAAGCGGGAACGGCGTAAGGGAGCCGAAGAACCTCAAGGTCCGCGTGGGTACCCTCTTCGAGGAGGTTATCGCGCAGTGCGGCGGGCTCGTCGGGAAAGAGCTAGAGGTCCTTAACGGCGGGCCCATGATGGGAAATTCGCAATCGACTCTCGCGGTGCCGGTCACGAAGGGAACGACCGGCATCACTGTCATCTCCGCCGACGAGATAAGGTCGAAGCCGTACGAGCCCTGCATAAAGTGCGCCAGCTGCGTGGAGGTCTGCCCTATGGGCCTCATGCCCTACAGGCTTGGGGATTACGGAAAGCTTCAGATGACCGCCGAGTTCAGCGCCCTTGACGGCCTTAGCTGCATAGAGTGCGGCTGCTGCTCTTACGTGTGCCCCGCGAAAAGGCCCCTGATACAGTGGATACGGGTCGGGAAGCTCAGGCTCCGCCAGGAGGCCCGCAAGGCCCAGGGCGCGAAGTGA
- a CDS encoding glycosyltransferase family 2 protein, with protein MSVSIVMPVYNEREYVSKVIKRVIDTGIPGELVIVDDFSRDGTRDVLKGIEAGWNEKGVKLRLLMHERNQGKGAALRTGFAHVTGDITIIQDADFEYDPRDYPKLLQPIFDGKADVVYGSRFIGGESHRVLFFWHSVGNKVLTFFSNMLTNLNLTDMETGYKAFRTEVLKGIRIESDRFGFEPEITAKVAKKKCQIYETSVSYAGRTYDEGKKINWKDGVAAFWHIVKFNLLR; from the coding sequence ATGAGCGTATCGATAGTAATGCCTGTCTACAACGAGAGGGAGTACGTCTCCAAGGTCATAAAAAGGGTGATTGACACCGGGATACCCGGCGAGCTTGTCATAGTGGACGACTTCTCGAGGGACGGCACCAGGGACGTCCTCAAAGGCATAGAGGCGGGTTGGAACGAAAAGGGAGTGAAATTGAGGCTCCTCATGCACGAAAGGAACCAGGGGAAGGGCGCGGCCTTGAGGACCGGTTTCGCCCATGTTACCGGCGACATAACCATCATCCAGGACGCGGATTTCGAGTACGACCCAAGGGACTATCCAAAACTCCTCCAGCCCATTTTCGACGGCAAGGCCGACGTGGTATACGGCTCAAGGTTCATAGGCGGCGAGTCCCACAGGGTCCTCTTTTTCTGGCACTCGGTCGGGAACAAGGTACTCACCTTCTTCTCCAACATGCTCACGAACCTGAACCTTACGGACATGGAGACCGGATACAAGGCCTTCAGGACCGAGGTCCTGAAGGGCATAAGGATCGAGTCCGACAGGTTCGGCTTCGAGCCCGAGATAACGGCAAAGGTCGCCAAGAAAAAATGCCAGATATACGAGACTTCCGTTTCGTACGCGGGCCGCACCTACGACGAGGGGAAGAAGATAAACTGGAAGGACGGAGTGGCCGCGTTCTGGCACATAGTCAAGTTCAACCTGCTGAGATGA
- a CDS encoding glycosyltransferase family 4 protein produces MRIVVLGTRGFPGVQGGVERHCEELYPRLAKLGCDITVITRAPYIPPGKRNGEWRGVKFAHLWCPRKKSFEAITHTLLGLFQARRLKPDILHIHGIGPALLAPAAKTLGLKVVMTHHGPDYKRAKWGRAAREVLRRGEKNGVLASDAVIAISNGIREDLRELYGRDSFLIPNGVTVKKPLPPGAALKRFGLLPGKYIFTACRFVEEKGIHDLIAAYSALKAPGHKLVIAGDADHETEYSRFVRKKAGETEGVVLTGFQTGEALSELFSNASCFVLPSYHEGLPIALLEALSYGLPSLVSDIPAHREFPLSKEVYFKPGDRAALARALSIAMQGGFEPERRKYAALIESAFDWDSIASSTLDVYTEVLKGPASASKNSHPVPVTR; encoded by the coding sequence TTGAGAATAGTCGTCCTTGGAACGCGGGGCTTTCCCGGCGTGCAGGGCGGGGTTGAAAGGCACTGCGAAGAGCTTTATCCGAGGCTTGCAAAGCTCGGGTGCGATATTACCGTCATCACGAGGGCCCCTTACATCCCGCCCGGAAAAAGGAATGGCGAGTGGCGCGGCGTGAAATTCGCGCACCTCTGGTGCCCGAGGAAGAAGTCCTTCGAGGCCATAACGCACACCCTGCTCGGCCTTTTCCAGGCGAGGAGGCTTAAGCCCGATATACTGCATATCCACGGCATCGGCCCTGCGCTCCTTGCCCCTGCGGCTAAAACTCTGGGGCTCAAGGTCGTCATGACACATCACGGCCCTGACTACAAACGCGCCAAATGGGGGAGGGCCGCGAGAGAGGTGCTCCGGCGCGGGGAAAAAAACGGGGTGCTCGCAAGCGACGCCGTTATAGCCATATCAAACGGGATAAGGGAAGACCTGAGGGAGCTTTACGGCAGGGATTCTTTTCTCATACCGAACGGCGTTACGGTGAAAAAGCCTTTACCTCCCGGGGCGGCGCTCAAGCGCTTCGGCCTGCTGCCGGGAAAATACATATTCACCGCCTGCAGGTTCGTCGAGGAGAAGGGCATTCACGACCTCATCGCCGCTTATTCCGCGTTGAAAGCGCCCGGCCACAAGCTCGTGATAGCCGGCGACGCGGACCATGAGACAGAGTACAGCAGGTTCGTCAGGAAAAAGGCGGGCGAAACCGAAGGGGTTGTCCTAACGGGCTTCCAGACTGGCGAGGCCCTTTCCGAGCTTTTCTCGAACGCCTCCTGCTTCGTGCTCCCCTCGTATCACGAGGGCCTTCCAATAGCCCTTCTCGAAGCGCTGAGCTACGGTCTCCCTTCGCTCGTAAGCGACATCCCGGCGCACAGGGAGTTTCCGTTAAGCAAAGAGGTCTACTTCAAGCCAGGAGACCGGGCCGCCCTCGCAAGGGCGCTTTCAATCGCGATGCAAGGCGGCTTCGAGCCTGAAAGGCGGAAATACGCCGCCCTTATCGAGAGCGCGTTCGATTGGGACTCCATAGCCTCGAGCACACTCGATGTCTACACGGAGGTGCTGAAAGGCCCCGCGTCCGCGTCGAAAAACTCGCATCCCGTCCCCGTCACACGGTAA
- a CDS encoding radical SAM protein, which produces MDASVIVTYRCNARCHMCNTWEYPTKPREEIKARVLEKLPPLAFCNITGGEPFLRDDIGEIVSVLRKKAKRVVISTNGYFTEKVLAVARHNPGIGVRISIEGLPAANDELRGLKDGFDRGLRTLLALHRMNVKDIGFGITVSDRNARDMIELYELAKAMGLEFATAVVHNSDYFHKYDNAIRKEKEALACFEELICELLSSGRVKDWFRAYFNYGLMNYIKGRPRLLPCEAGTENFFVDPFGEVLPCNGMEKDVWAGSMGNLATDDFDSIWKGERARALREKVGSCPKNCWMIGTAAPVMKKYISKPLAWVARNKMKTLLGRKPCLGC; this is translated from the coding sequence TTGGACGCTTCGGTAATCGTGACATACAGGTGCAACGCCCGCTGCCACATGTGCAATACCTGGGAATACCCCACAAAGCCCAGGGAGGAGATAAAGGCTCGGGTACTTGAGAAACTACCGCCGCTAGCCTTCTGCAACATCACGGGCGGCGAGCCCTTTCTGCGGGACGATATAGGCGAGATAGTCTCAGTCCTCAGGAAAAAAGCGAAGAGGGTGGTCATAAGCACGAACGGGTACTTTACGGAAAAGGTCCTTGCAGTGGCGAGGCATAACCCGGGCATAGGGGTGAGGATCAGTATCGAGGGCCTCCCTGCCGCCAACGACGAGCTCCGGGGCCTGAAGGACGGCTTTGACAGGGGCCTCCGGACGCTGCTTGCGCTGCACAGGATGAATGTCAAGGACATAGGCTTCGGCATAACCGTCTCCGACAGGAACGCCCGGGACATGATAGAGCTCTACGAGCTCGCAAAGGCGATGGGTCTTGAATTCGCGACAGCCGTTGTCCATAATTCGGATTATTTCCATAAGTACGATAACGCGATAAGGAAGGAAAAGGAGGCGCTCGCGTGCTTCGAGGAGCTTATATGCGAGCTCCTTTCATCCGGAAGGGTCAAGGACTGGTTCAGGGCGTATTTCAACTACGGCCTCATGAACTATATAAAAGGCAGGCCGAGGCTTCTGCCCTGCGAGGCCGGCACCGAGAACTTCTTCGTCGATCCTTTTGGCGAGGTCCTTCCGTGCAACGGGATGGAAAAAGACGTGTGGGCCGGGAGCATGGGGAACCTCGCAACCGACGATTTCGATTCCATATGGAAGGGCGAGAGGGCCAGGGCGCTCCGTGAAAAGGTCGGAAGTTGCCCCAAAAACTGCTGGATGATAGGGACCGCGGCGCCTGTGATGAAGAAGTACATAAGTAAGCCGCTCGCGTGGGTTGCAAGGAACAAGATGAAGACCCTCCTTGGCAGAAAACCCTGCCTCGGCTGCTGA
- a CDS encoding cytochrome c3 family protein: MKARQSFILLAFLLAGPLTSEVAFAESKFMKSFRTSYEQNRFDALGFLVKTNKDIIPGEIRSLLDEARAAEGFEKKMAILDLAATMATMYGEWHGQDGFIGEIEAMQKEEMGKEEERKAELEKWKKYEAFPGNLLMREKAEAAGMAPVIFPHWVHRINFECKACHPAPFEMKKTGSIGMTEIFGGGLCGKCHNGTTAFSAAEDCERCHSVGTPGEAHLLDPKKAYVSKLKETSERLGTGLNLDLLPGKALPYDRFGNIDWGLLGKARKPIKSIEGAPADKADETRDNEILFESPMPYVNNVVFSHKTHSERVVCSSCHQSFFKDQLGANTASMKDMAEGASCGACHQKVAFKFADCNRCHSRPVAEDAGGALKRK; encoded by the coding sequence ATGAAGGCAAGACAATCTTTTATCCTGCTTGCATTTTTGCTGGCGGGGCCGCTTACGTCCGAGGTTGCGTTCGCGGAGAGCAAGTTCATGAAGAGCTTCAGGACGAGCTACGAGCAGAACAGGTTCGACGCCCTGGGGTTTCTCGTCAAGACCAACAAGGACATAATACCCGGCGAGATACGCTCCCTCCTGGACGAGGCCAGGGCTGCCGAGGGGTTTGAAAAGAAGATGGCGATCCTTGACCTCGCGGCCACGATGGCGACCATGTACGGCGAGTGGCACGGCCAGGACGGGTTCATTGGCGAGATAGAAGCCATGCAGAAAGAGGAGATGGGAAAAGAGGAGGAGAGAAAGGCCGAGCTGGAGAAATGGAAAAAATACGAGGCCTTTCCGGGCAACTTGCTCATGAGGGAAAAAGCCGAGGCAGCCGGCATGGCGCCAGTCATCTTCCCCCATTGGGTCCACAGGATCAACTTCGAATGCAAGGCCTGCCACCCCGCGCCCTTTGAGATGAAAAAGACCGGCTCAATAGGCATGACGGAGATATTCGGCGGCGGCCTTTGCGGGAAGTGCCATAACGGCACGACAGCGTTCAGCGCCGCCGAGGACTGCGAAAGATGCCACAGCGTGGGCACGCCGGGCGAGGCCCATCTCCTGGACCCGAAAAAAGCCTACGTCTCGAAGCTCAAAGAGACCTCTGAACGGCTCGGGACAGGGCTGAATCTCGACCTCCTCCCGGGCAAGGCCCTGCCTTACGACAGGTTCGGCAACATAGACTGGGGCCTCCTGGGGAAGGCCAGAAAACCGATAAAATCGATTGAGGGGGCCCCTGCCGATAAAGCGGACGAGACGAGGGACAACGAAATACTCTTCGAGTCTCCCATGCCCTACGTGAACAACGTCGTCTTCAGCCACAAGACCCATTCGGAAAGGGTCGTGTGCTCGTCCTGCCACCAGTCTTTCTTCAAGGACCAGCTCGGCGCCAATACCGCCAGCATGAAGGACATGGCCGAAGGCGCCTCCTGCGGCGCGTGCCATCAGAAGGTGGCCTTCAAGTTCGCCGACTGCAACCGCTGCCATTCCAGGCCCGTGGCCGAGGACGCCGGTGGAGCGCTTAAGAGGAAGTAG